In Gossypium arboreum isolate Shixiya-1 chromosome 6, ASM2569848v2, whole genome shotgun sequence, the following are encoded in one genomic region:
- the LOC108485630 gene encoding CBL-interacting serine/threonine-protein kinase 20-like, producing the protein MEKKGTVLMQRFEVGRLLGQGTFAKVYQARNLRTGESCAIKTIDKEKIMKGGLIDQIKREISVMRLVKHPNVVRLYEVMASKSKIYFVMEYVKGGELFNKIAKGKLKEDDARRYFQQLIAAVDYCHSRGVYHRDLKPENLLLDENGNLKVSDFGLSAFIESSRQDGLLHTTCGTPAYVAPEVIHHKGYDGAKADIWSCGVILYALLAGFLPFQHSNLMELYRKISRGEFKCPQWFSPQVRKLLSRILEPNPIQRITVAKLMENCWFRKGYKHIDIPPPSPQPRTLDSLITDDSSGSWEPRSPVRPSYFNAFDIISLSQGLNLSGLFEKDLNQRDCSRFTTRKPASDIVSKFQQIAQTESFSIKNKDGKVKLQGSKEGRKGQLGIDAEIFEVTASFYVVELKKTAGDTLEYKNFCNKELKPSLKDIVWAWQGSNNYTQNLV; encoded by the coding sequence ATGGAGAAGAAAGGGACAGTATTGATGCAAAGGTTTGAGGTGGGACGATTACTGGGTCAAGGGACATTCGCCAAGGTTTACCAAGCCAGGAATCTAAGAACCGGCGAAAGCTGCGCCATTAAAACCATCGATAAAGAGAAGATAATGAAAGGAGGTTTGATAGATCAAATCAAGCGTGAAATCTCAGTTATGCGCCTCGTTAAACATCCCAATGTTGTTCGACTCTATGAGGTAATGGCTAGCAAATCAAAGATATATTTCGTGATGGAATATGTTAAAGGCGGTGAGCTTTTCAACAAGATCGCTAAAGGGAAGCTCAAGGAAGATGACGCCCGACGCTATTTCCAGCAATTGATAGCTGCCGTTGATTACTGCCATAGCAGAGGTGTTTATCACCGGGATTTGAAGCCCGAGAATCTCCTCCTCGATGAAAATGGGAATCTCAAGGTTTCGGATTTTGGGCTGAGTGCGTTTATAGAATCAAGCAGACAAGATGGGCTTCTTCACACCACTTGCGGAACTCCAGCTTATGTTGCACCCGAAGTCATTCACCACAAAGGCTACGACGGAGCCAAGGCTGATATTTGGTCTTGTGGAGTCATTCTTTACGCTCTGTTGGCTGGTTTTCTCCCTTTTCAACACTCCAATCTCATGGAACTGTATAGAAAGATAAGTAGAGGAGAATTCAAGTGCCCACAGTGGTTCTCTCCCCAAGTTCGGAAGCTTCTTTCCAGGATTCTTGAACCCAATCCAATCCAAAGAATCACTGTGGCTAAGCTAATGGAAAATTGTTGGTTTAGGAAAGGGTATAAACATATTGATATCCCACCACCATCCCCTCAACCCCGTACCTTAGACTCGTTAATTACCGACGATAGTTCTGGTTCTTGGGAGCCGAGAAGCCCGGTTAGGCCGAGTTATTTCAATGCTTTCGACATTATATCTCTTTCACAAGGTTTAAACTTATCAGGTTTGTTTGAGAAAGATTTGAACCAAAGGGATTGCTCACGGTTCACCACTAGAAAACCAGCCAGCGATAtcgtttcaaaatttcaacaaatAGCCCAGACCGAGAGTTTTAGCATCAAGAACAAGGATGGGAAGGTGAAATTGCAAGGCAGTAAGGAAGGGAGAAAGGGACAGCTTGGTATAGATGCTGAGATCTTTGAAGTTACCGCTTCGTTTTATGTGGTGGAGTTGAAGAAAACTGCTGGGGATACTTTGGAATACAAGAATTTCTGTAACAAAGAATTGAAGCCGTCGCTCAAGGATATAGTGTGGGCTTGGCAAGGCAGCAACAATTATACCCAGAACCTGGTTTGA